The following coding sequences lie in one Labrus bergylta chromosome 5, fLabBer1.1, whole genome shotgun sequence genomic window:
- the gpx1b gene encoding glutathione peroxidase 1b isoform X1: MEAKFYDLTSKLLTGETFNFSSLKGKVVLIENVASLUGTTTRDYTQMNELHDRYGSKGLVVLGVPCNQFGHQCSYEPNVMQENCKNDEILLSLKYVRPGNGFEPKFQLLEKVDVNGKDAHPLFEFLREALPCPSDDPSALISDPKLIIWSPVCRNDVAWNFEKFLIRPDGTPFKRYSRRFLTSNIEGDIKKLLDQAS, translated from the exons ATGGAAGCGAAATTTTACGACCTCACATCCAAACTTTTAACGGGAGAAACGTTTAATTTTTCTTCTCTGAAGGGAAAAGTTGTCCTTATTGAGAATGTGGCATCTCTCTGAGGTACGACCACCAGGGATTACACCCAGATGAACGAGCTCCACGACCGCTACGGCAGTAAGGGGCTTGTGGTCCTGGGAGTGCCCTGCAACCAGTTCGGCCATCAG TGTTCTTATGAGCCTAATGTCATGCAGGAGAACTGCAAGAATGACGAAATCCTGCTGTCTCTGAAGTATGTCCGCCCTGGAAATGGCTTTGAACCAAAGTTTCAGCTCCTGGAAAAAGTGGACGTGAATGGGAAGGACGCACATCCTCTGTTTGAATTCCTAAGAGAAGCACTCCCATGCCCTAGCGACGATCCGTCGGCCCTGATCAGTGATCCCAAGTTAATCATCTGGAGTCCTGTGTGCAGGAATGACGTGGCCTGGAACTTTGAGAAGTTCCTCATCAGGCCTGACGGCACGCCATTCAAGCGCTACAGCAGGAGGTTCCTCACCAGCAACATCGAGGGAGACATAAAGAAGCTCCTCGACCAGGCCAGCTAG
- the gpx1b gene encoding glutathione peroxidase 1b isoform X2, with translation MEAKFYDLTSKLLTGETFNFSSLKGKVVLIENVASLUGTTTRDYTQMNELHDRYGSKGLVVLGVPCNQFGHQENCKNDEILLSLKYVRPGNGFEPKFQLLEKVDVNGKDAHPLFEFLREALPCPSDDPSALISDPKLIIWSPVCRNDVAWNFEKFLIRPDGTPFKRYSRRFLTSNIEGDIKKLLDQAS, from the exons ATGGAAGCGAAATTTTACGACCTCACATCCAAACTTTTAACGGGAGAAACGTTTAATTTTTCTTCTCTGAAGGGAAAAGTTGTCCTTATTGAGAATGTGGCATCTCTCTGAGGTACGACCACCAGGGATTACACCCAGATGAACGAGCTCCACGACCGCTACGGCAGTAAGGGGCTTGTGGTCCTGGGAGTGCCCTGCAACCAGTTCGGCCATCAG GAGAACTGCAAGAATGACGAAATCCTGCTGTCTCTGAAGTATGTCCGCCCTGGAAATGGCTTTGAACCAAAGTTTCAGCTCCTGGAAAAAGTGGACGTGAATGGGAAGGACGCACATCCTCTGTTTGAATTCCTAAGAGAAGCACTCCCATGCCCTAGCGACGATCCGTCGGCCCTGATCAGTGATCCCAAGTTAATCATCTGGAGTCCTGTGTGCAGGAATGACGTGGCCTGGAACTTTGAGAAGTTCCTCATCAGGCCTGACGGCACGCCATTCAAGCGCTACAGCAGGAGGTTCCTCACCAGCAACATCGAGGGAGACATAAAGAAGCTCCTCGACCAGGCCAGCTAG